From a single Pseudoliparis swirei isolate HS2019 ecotype Mariana Trench chromosome 12, NWPU_hadal_v1, whole genome shotgun sequence genomic region:
- the dpf3 gene encoding zinc finger protein DPF3 isoform X1, translating into MATVIHNPLKSLGDQFYKEAIEHCRSYNARLCAERSVRMPFLDSQTGVAQNNCYIWMEKCHRQPGQAAGQMYTYPARCWRKKRRLHPPLDPQLRLCELRLEAELAPKREVPPVEATALEALLRGDSLVEKKNNICKEEETLLEIQRVLEAEENGDGLHDDEDFEQDTPKRKNRNRGKNRGSSRRRTEPVNADDQDKPYVCDICGKRYKNRPGLSYHYTHTHLAEEEGEEEEKESDMAPSPPFCPDNHKRELRPSGSIPRFSVNRVTSRALLFFSAPTAQKAADGTIIPNDYCDFCLGDQDSNRKTGQAEELVSCSDCGRSGHPTCLQFTDNMMQAVRTYQWQCIECKSCSLCGTSENDDQLLFCDDCDRGYHMYCLKPPMTKPPEGSWSCHVCLDLLKDKASAYGEA; encoded by the exons GCTCGGCGACCAGTTCTACAAGGAGGCCATCGAACACTGCCGCAGCTACAATGCCCGCCTGTGTGCCGAGCGCAGCGTGCGCATGCCCTTCCTGGACTCGCAGACGGGCGTGGCGCAGAACAACTGCTACATCTGGATGGAGAAGTGCCACCGGCAGCCAG gccaAGCAGCAGGACAGATGTACACCTATCCAGCGCGTTGCTGGAGAAAGAAGCGGCGACTCCACCCTCCCCTGGATCCCCAGCTCCGCCTGTGTGAGCTTCGACTGG aggCCGAGCTGGCCCCCAAGCGCGAGGTGCCCCCAGTGGAGGCCACGGCCTTGGAGGCCCTCCTGAGGGGGGACAGCctggtggagaaaaaaaacaacatctgtAAGGAGGAGGAAACGTTGCTGGAAATACAG agAGTTCTGGAGGCGGAGGAAAACGGGGACGGTCTCCATGATGACGAAGACTTTGAACAGGATACTCCAAAGAGAAAGAACAGAAACAGAGGGAAA AACAGAGGATCCAGTCGCCGGAGGACGGAGCCGGTGAACGCCGACGACCAGGACAAGCCTTACGTCTGTGACA TCTGTGGCAAGCGCTACAAGAACCGGCCCGGCCTGAGCTACCACTACACCCACACTCAcctggcggaggaggagggcgaggaggaggagaaggagtcgGACATGGCCCCGTCTCCTCCGTTTTGCCCAGACAACCACAAACGTGAGCTGCGGCCGAGCGGTTCGATCCCGCGGTTCTCGGTGAACCGGGTGACCTCACGCGCCCTTCTGTTTTTCTCCGCGCCGACAGCTCAGAAGGCGGCGGACGGCACCATCATCCCCAACGACTACTGTGACTTCTGCCTGGGGGACCAGGACTCCAACAGGAAGACGGGCCAGGCCGAGGAGCTGGTGTCCTGCTCCGACTGCGGGCGCTCCG GTCACCCCACATGTCTGCAGTTCACTGATAACATGATGCAGGCAGTGCGGACGTACCAGTGGCAGTGCATAGAGTGCAAGTCTTGCAGCCTCTGTGGCACCTCAGAGAACGAT GACCAGCTGCTGTTCTGTGACGACTGTGACCGGGGATACCACATGTACTGCCTGAAGCCTCCGATGACCAAGCCTCCGGAAG GGAGCTGGAGCTGCCACGtgtgtctggacctgttgaaaGACAAGGCCTCCGCCTACGGAGAGGCTTGA
- the dpf3 gene encoding zinc finger protein DPF3 isoform X3, whose protein sequence is MATVIHNPLKSLGDQFYKEAIEHCRSYNARLCAERSVRMPFLDSQTGVAQNNCYIWMEKCHRQPGQAAGQMYTYPARCWRKKRRLHPPLDPQLRLCELRLEAELAPKREVPPVEATALEALLRGDSLVEKKNNICKEEETLLEIQRVLEAEENGDGLHDDEDFEQDTPKRKNRNRGKNRGSSRRRTEPVNADDQDKPYVCDICGKRYKNRPGLSYHYTHTHLAEEEGEEEEKESDMAPSPPFCPDNHKPQKAADGTIIPNDYCDFCLGDQDSNRKTGQAEELVSCSDCGRSGHPTCLQFTDNMMQAVRTYQWQCIECKSCSLCGTSENDDQLLFCDDCDRGYHMYCLKPPMTKPPEGSWSCHVCLDLLKDKASAYGEA, encoded by the exons GCTCGGCGACCAGTTCTACAAGGAGGCCATCGAACACTGCCGCAGCTACAATGCCCGCCTGTGTGCCGAGCGCAGCGTGCGCATGCCCTTCCTGGACTCGCAGACGGGCGTGGCGCAGAACAACTGCTACATCTGGATGGAGAAGTGCCACCGGCAGCCAG gccaAGCAGCAGGACAGATGTACACCTATCCAGCGCGTTGCTGGAGAAAGAAGCGGCGACTCCACCCTCCCCTGGATCCCCAGCTCCGCCTGTGTGAGCTTCGACTGG aggCCGAGCTGGCCCCCAAGCGCGAGGTGCCCCCAGTGGAGGCCACGGCCTTGGAGGCCCTCCTGAGGGGGGACAGCctggtggagaaaaaaaacaacatctgtAAGGAGGAGGAAACGTTGCTGGAAATACAG agAGTTCTGGAGGCGGAGGAAAACGGGGACGGTCTCCATGATGACGAAGACTTTGAACAGGATACTCCAAAGAGAAAGAACAGAAACAGAGGGAAA AACAGAGGATCCAGTCGCCGGAGGACGGAGCCGGTGAACGCCGACGACCAGGACAAGCCTTACGTCTGTGACA TCTGTGGCAAGCGCTACAAGAACCGGCCCGGCCTGAGCTACCACTACACCCACACTCAcctggcggaggaggagggcgaggaggaggagaaggagtcgGACATGGCCCCGTCTCCTCCGTTTTGCCCAGACAACCACAAAC CTCAGAAGGCGGCGGACGGCACCATCATCCCCAACGACTACTGTGACTTCTGCCTGGGGGACCAGGACTCCAACAGGAAGACGGGCCAGGCCGAGGAGCTGGTGTCCTGCTCCGACTGCGGGCGCTCCG GTCACCCCACATGTCTGCAGTTCACTGATAACATGATGCAGGCAGTGCGGACGTACCAGTGGCAGTGCATAGAGTGCAAGTCTTGCAGCCTCTGTGGCACCTCAGAGAACGAT GACCAGCTGCTGTTCTGTGACGACTGTGACCGGGGATACCACATGTACTGCCTGAAGCCTCCGATGACCAAGCCTCCGGAAG GGAGCTGGAGCTGCCACGtgtgtctggacctgttgaaaGACAAGGCCTCCGCCTACGGAGAGGCTTGA
- the dpf3 gene encoding zinc finger protein DPF3 isoform X2, whose translation MATVIHNPLKSLGDQFYKEAIEHCRSYNARLCAERSVRMPFLDSQTGVAQNNCYIWMEKCHRQPGQAAGQMYTYPARCWRKKRRLHPPLDPQLRLCELRLEAELAPKREVPPVEATALEALLRGDSLVEKKNNICKEEETLLEIQRVLEAEENGDGLHDDEDFEQDTPKRKNRNRGKNRGSSRRRTEPVNADDQDKPYVCDNKYKQKHNSKKAEEVCGKRYKNRPGLSYHYTHTHLAEEEGEEEEKESDMAPSPPFCPDNHKPQKAADGTIIPNDYCDFCLGDQDSNRKTGQAEELVSCSDCGRSGHPTCLQFTDNMMQAVRTYQWQCIECKSCSLCGTSENDDQLLFCDDCDRGYHMYCLKPPMTKPPEGSWSCHVCLDLLKDKASAYGEA comes from the exons GCTCGGCGACCAGTTCTACAAGGAGGCCATCGAACACTGCCGCAGCTACAATGCCCGCCTGTGTGCCGAGCGCAGCGTGCGCATGCCCTTCCTGGACTCGCAGACGGGCGTGGCGCAGAACAACTGCTACATCTGGATGGAGAAGTGCCACCGGCAGCCAG gccaAGCAGCAGGACAGATGTACACCTATCCAGCGCGTTGCTGGAGAAAGAAGCGGCGACTCCACCCTCCCCTGGATCCCCAGCTCCGCCTGTGTGAGCTTCGACTGG aggCCGAGCTGGCCCCCAAGCGCGAGGTGCCCCCAGTGGAGGCCACGGCCTTGGAGGCCCTCCTGAGGGGGGACAGCctggtggagaaaaaaaacaacatctgtAAGGAGGAGGAAACGTTGCTGGAAATACAG agAGTTCTGGAGGCGGAGGAAAACGGGGACGGTCTCCATGATGACGAAGACTTTGAACAGGATACTCCAAAGAGAAAGAACAGAAACAGAGGGAAA AACAGAGGATCCAGTCGCCGGAGGACGGAGCCGGTGAACGCCGACGACCAGGACAAGCCTTACGTCTGTGACA ataaatacaaacaaaagcATAACTCAAAAAAGGCCGAAGAAG TCTGTGGCAAGCGCTACAAGAACCGGCCCGGCCTGAGCTACCACTACACCCACACTCAcctggcggaggaggagggcgaggaggaggagaaggagtcgGACATGGCCCCGTCTCCTCCGTTTTGCCCAGACAACCACAAAC CTCAGAAGGCGGCGGACGGCACCATCATCCCCAACGACTACTGTGACTTCTGCCTGGGGGACCAGGACTCCAACAGGAAGACGGGCCAGGCCGAGGAGCTGGTGTCCTGCTCCGACTGCGGGCGCTCCG GTCACCCCACATGTCTGCAGTTCACTGATAACATGATGCAGGCAGTGCGGACGTACCAGTGGCAGTGCATAGAGTGCAAGTCTTGCAGCCTCTGTGGCACCTCAGAGAACGAT GACCAGCTGCTGTTCTGTGACGACTGTGACCGGGGATACCACATGTACTGCCTGAAGCCTCCGATGACCAAGCCTCCGGAAG GGAGCTGGAGCTGCCACGtgtgtctggacctgttgaaaGACAAGGCCTCCGCCTACGGAGAGGCTTGA
- the LOC130202675 gene encoding LOW QUALITY PROTEIN: protein LEG1 homolog (The sequence of the model RefSeq protein was modified relative to this genomic sequence to represent the inferred CDS: inserted 1 base in 1 codon; substituted 3 bases at 3 genomic stop codons), which yields MSFTPTRLGHNRRPLFIDTPAMLRPAVLSLLLACAAVSLTSCAVILEDGMPIQWAQTAGQVTDLPIQNGVLTPDPWNYLHRMSLYRLIIAATDPLSGSMGTTPTDGAIXGLPLQLGWMLTSGRLADPTGATTCGLATGDTRCISTESWWGCVNYYASALPFMSAAQXGLMGAGVQVQMXAPEGVTDYCTTYASCAVSHPDVITKWDAFFQALKGAAESALPENEKKDYPLGLFWEAHMASSYASSSCATRASHYSSTEVAFSMNWENSAEYVAAAHFHSNLENSAMFIAPLPGRILQVGDTAPNIADLSEAENHTVSIFSWISSINNLLAGSLVRMXKGAMCSVATREKGREMLGQLLLNPGFATSTFLSIISEMTHGC from the exons ATGAGCTTCACACCCACGAGACTAGGGCATAACAGACGACCCCTATTTATTGATACGCCAG cCATGCTGCGCCCCGCGGTCCTCAGTCTCCTCCTGGCGTGCGCCGCCGTGTCCCTCACCAGCTGCGCTGTCATCCTCGAGGATGGCATGCCCATCCAGTGGGCTCAGACGGCCGGCCAGGTGACCGACCTGCCCATACAGAACGGAGTTCTGACCCCCGACCCCTGGAACTACCTCCACCGCATGAGTCTCTACCGGCTGATCATCGCTGCCACCGACCCATTGAGTGGCTCCATGGGCACAACTCCCACTGACGGTGCCATCTAGGGACTGCCGCTGCAGTTAGGATGGATGCTAACATCAG GCCGCCTCGCTGACCCAACTGGAGCTACAACCTGCGGCCTGGCGACCGGAGATACCAGGTGTATTTCTACTGAGAGCTGGTGGGGCT GTGTGAACTACTATGCCTCTGCACTCCCCTTCATGTCCGCTGCCC CAGGCTTGATGGGAGCAGGAGTTCAG GTCCAGATGTAGGCCCCTGAAGGTGTAACGGACTACTGCACAACATATGCCTCCTGTGCAGTCAGCCACCCCGACGTCATCACTAAGTGGGACGCCTTCTTCCAG gcTCTCAAGGGCGCGGCCGAGTCTGCTCTCCCAGAAAATGAGAAGAAAGACTATCCGCTCGGTCTCTTCTGGGAGGCCCACATGGCTTCATCGTACGCCTCTTCCTCATGCGCTACCAG ggCGAGCCACTACTCGTCTACAGAGGTGGCCTTTTCTATGAACTGGGAGAACTCGGCCGAGTACGTCGCGGCGGCACATTTCCACTCCAATTTGGAGAATTCCGCCATGTTCATCGCCCCTCTCCCAGGCCGTATACTGCAG GTGGGCGACACTGCACCCAACATAGCCGACCTGAGCGAGGCGGAGAACCACACCGTGTCCATCTTCTCCTGGATCAGCAGCATCAACAATTTACTGG CTGGGTCCCTGGTGCGTATGTGAAAAGGCGCCATGTGCTCGGTGGCCACCAGGGAGAAGGGCAGAGAGATGCTGGGCCAGCTCCTCCTGAACCCCGGATTCGCCACCAGCACGTTCCTGTCCATCATCTCTGAAATGACTCACGGCTGCTGA